ATACTGCTTCTTACCTTTACCCAGGCCAAGCAAAAGCTTTGCGTAACCATTGCGGATATAGATTTTCAACGGCACAATGCTGTACCCATCCTGTTTCGACAGCCCGAGCAGCTTGTGGATCTGCACTTTATGCATTAGCAACTTGCGCGTACGTGTCGGATCGAGCGGATTATTTCGGTTCCCTTGTTCAAAAGGACTAATATGCATATTGTGAATATGAATCTCACCGTTTCGAATCGTGGCAAATGCATCTCCAATATTCGCACGGCCGTTACGAAGAGATTTGATCTCCGTTCCGGTAAGCACCATGCCCGCTTCATACGTATCTTCAATGAAGTAGTCATGGGAAGCCTTTTTATTCTGTGCAAGCACTTTACTCTGTCCATCATTCTTGCCCATGTCCTCACTCCTTCTCCGTAAAATAAGCCGGTACCATGCTCTATAGCAGCACCCAATGTTGCACCAAGGTACCACGTGCCAGACCTTAATTGTAGCAAGTACGGCTGTTAAAATCAAGAAAGAGGCGACCTCTGCCGCCCCTCCTCATTACACCACTTTCAGACTGTGCGAAACAACACACCGGCTGAAGTGACTATTTTCTCCAACGCTTAACCTGGAGGAACGAATTGTAATCCATTTCTCCAAGTTACGTTAGCTTTATTTTTTCTTTTTCCGTACAAAAGCTGCCGTACCATTACCAGCTGCACCTTTGCTCTTCTTCCGCTTGCGTCGTGGTGCTCCACCTTCCTGAGCGCCACCAGGAGTTGCATTTTCTCCAATAAATACGCCGCTTGGCGAAGTGTTTTTGCGTCCACTTCCGCCTTTGCCACCTTTACCGCCGCCCTTGCCGGACTTAAAGCTTCCTTCACCACGACCGCTGCCGCTGTTCAGGCCACTTCCTTGTCCACCGGTTGAACTACTATCCGATCCACCCGATGTAGAGCTATATCCGCCTTTACCTGAGCCAAAACCAAAGCTCAACGCGCCTTTGCCCCGGCCAGTTGATCCACCAGCATCACCAGCACGACGCTCACCTTTTGGTTTGCCACCGCCCTTACCTGCGTAGCCACCAGATGAGCCCGCGCCTGCACTCGCTGCTCCACCGCGACCGCCACGTCCACCTTTGCTGCTTTCTTCCGTTGATCTGCCACCACGGCTGGCTCCAGCACCTGTCGAACTGCCTTTGCCGCCACGTGAACCGCTGAATCCACCTGGTCCACCCTTGGCACCGCCGCGTCCGCCGCCGCTACTAGGACGTCCACCTTTACCGCCACGTCCACCACCGAAGCCGCCAGGACGTTCAGCGCGAGGTTTCATATCCACCATTTCAAAATCAATCGTGTACTCTTCCATGCTTACACGTGCCACACGGATCTTCACTTCATCACCGATACGGAAGACTTTCGAGGTACGTTCACCAATCAGAGCCATATGCTGATCGTCAAAATGGTAATAGTCGTCCGTGAGCGCGCTCAGGCGAATAAGACCTTCAACCGTATTCTCCAGTTCAATGAACATACCAAAGCTGGTCACACTGCTGATCATGCCTTCGAACTCTTCGCCTACTTTGTCGAGCATGTACTCGGCTTTTTTCATTTTCTCCGTATCCCGCTCAGCTTCTACCGCCACACGTTCACGTTCCGAAGACTGCTGCGCAATATCGGACATACGTGCTGCCAAATATTCCTGACGGTTCTCCGGCAAAGCACCATTATTTTCAATGACTTCGCGAATCACCCGATGAATGACAAGATCGGGATAACGACGAATTGGAGAAGTGAAGTGACTATAGAATTCTGCCGCGAGGCCAAAGTGACCTGACATTTCAGAATCATACTTCGCCTGTTTCATGGAACGGAGCATCATCGTACTAATCACGGTTTGTTCTTTCGTTTCTTTGATATCCTCAAGCAACGATTGAAGCGCCCGTGGATGAATTGCATTGCCACGTCCTTTGACCTGGTGTCCAAAATTCGCCGCAAAGGCGAGGAAATTTTGTAGTTTTTCCTGATCGGGATCTTCGTGCACACGATAAATGAACGGAACCTTCAACCAGTGGAAATGCTCTGCCACTGTTTCGTTCGCTGCCAACATGAATTCCTCAATAATTTGCTCAGCAATCGAACGTTCCCGTTTCACGATATCTACCGGTTTGCACTCTGCGTCCACAATGATTTTGGATTCTTCAAAATCAAAGTCAACCGCACCACGGCGCATACGCATAGCACGCAGCTTCAGAGCAATCTCTTTCATCAGATGGAAATCATCTACCAGATCCTTATACCGCTCGAGCAATTCTGGCTCTTCACCTTCAAGGATTTTACGGACGTTGGAATACGTCATCCGCTCTTTGGTTTTGATTACACTTGTGAAAATGTCATGTTTTACAACCTTCATCTGGTCGTTAAACTCCATCTCACAAGACAGTGTCAGACGATCTACCTGTGGGTTCAAACTACAGATCCCGTTGGACAGACGCTGTGGCAACATCGGAATAACCCGATCCACCAGATACACACTGCATCCACGGTTGTAAGCTTCCTGATCAAGCTTGGAATTCTCCTGCACATAATAGCCAACGTCAGCAATATGAACACCCAGACGATAGTTACCGTTAGGCAGCTTCTCTACGTTAACAGCATCATCCAGATCCTTGGCATCTTCGCCATCAATCGTGACAATGTTAAGTCCGCGCAGATCACGGCGACCCTGTTGTACGATCTCCTCATCCGTGATGGAGTCGGGTGCTTTCTCCGCCTCTTCTACCACCTCATCAGGGAAAGCTTCAGGCAACTGATGCTTGCGAATGACGGACAAAATATCAATACCCGGCTCATCCTTATGACCGAGAATCTCGATCACTTCACCCTCGGCTGCCGCACGACCCTCCGGATAGCTGACGATCTTTGCTACGACCTTCTGTCCATCAACCGCCCCAGCAAAGTTGGTACGCGGGATGAAAATATCGCGATTAATCCGTTTGTCATCCGGAATGACAAATCCGTACACCTCATGGCTTTGGAACACACCAACGACTTGTGTCACAGCACGAGTAACAATGCGAACGATCTCACCTTCAAGGCGACCGCCAGAAGGTCCTTGAGACGTGACTTTAACCAATACCGTATCACCATTCATCGCACTCTTCATATCATTGGCATGAATGTATACATCCGGGTGCTCCCGATCCTCAGGAATGAGGAAAGCGAACCCTTTGGCGTGAGCCTGTAAACGTCCACGTACCAAGTCCATGCGCTCTGGCATACCATAGCGATTGTTACGGGTCAGCAAAACTTTACCGGATTCCTCCAGCGTATTAAGCATAATCAAAAAGGCTTTGAAATCAGCTGCATCTTCGATCGCGAAGTGCTGTTCCAACTCCTGATAAGTCATGGGTTTATAAGCGGTCTCCCGCATGAAGTCGAGCAATTGT
The nucleotide sequence above comes from Paenibacillus sp. W2I17. Encoded proteins:
- the smpB gene encoding SsrA-binding protein SmpB, with the protein product MGKNDGQSKVLAQNKKASHDYFIEDTYEAGMVLTGTEIKSLRNGRANIGDAFATIRNGEIHIHNMHISPFEQGNRNNPLDPTRTRKLLMHKVQIHKLLGLSKQDGYSIVPLKIYIRNGYAKLLLGLGKGKKQYDKRETAAKRDAQRDIQRVLREKQKVAR
- the rnr gene encoding ribonuclease R, with product MITEQQLLDFMRETAYKPMTYQELEQHFAIEDAADFKAFLIMLNTLEESGKVLLTRNNRYGMPERMDLVRGRLQAHAKGFAFLIPEDREHPDVYIHANDMKSAMNGDTVLVKVTSQGPSGGRLEGEIVRIVTRAVTQVVGVFQSHEVYGFVIPDDKRINRDIFIPRTNFAGAVDGQKVVAKIVSYPEGRAAAEGEVIEILGHKDEPGIDILSVIRKHQLPEAFPDEVVEEAEKAPDSITDEEIVQQGRRDLRGLNIVTIDGEDAKDLDDAVNVEKLPNGNYRLGVHIADVGYYVQENSKLDQEAYNRGCSVYLVDRVIPMLPQRLSNGICSLNPQVDRLTLSCEMEFNDQMKVVKHDIFTSVIKTKERMTYSNVRKILEGEEPELLERYKDLVDDFHLMKEIALKLRAMRMRRGAVDFDFEESKIIVDAECKPVDIVKRERSIAEQIIEEFMLAANETVAEHFHWLKVPFIYRVHEDPDQEKLQNFLAFAANFGHQVKGRGNAIHPRALQSLLEDIKETKEQTVISTMMLRSMKQAKYDSEMSGHFGLAAEFYSHFTSPIRRYPDLVIHRVIREVIENNGALPENRQEYLAARMSDIAQQSSERERVAVEAERDTEKMKKAEYMLDKVGEEFEGMISSVTSFGMFIELENTVEGLIRLSALTDDYYHFDDQHMALIGERTSKVFRIGDEVKIRVARVSMEEYTIDFEMVDMKPRAERPGGFGGGRGGKGGRPSSGGGRGGAKGGPGGFSGSRGGKGSSTGAGASRGGRSTEESSKGGRGGRGGAASAGAGSSGGYAGKGGGKPKGERRAGDAGGSTGRGKGALSFGFGSGKGGYSSTSGGSDSSSTGGQGSGLNSGSGRGEGSFKSGKGGGKGGKGGSGRKNTSPSGVFIGENATPGGAQEGGAPRRKRKKSKGAAGNGTAAFVRKKKK